Within Coturnix japonica isolate 7356 chromosome 13, Coturnix japonica 2.1, whole genome shotgun sequence, the genomic segment TGTGTTCTAAGATGTTGGGTGACAGTCACTTGTTGCTAAGAATGATATTCAGGCTTTAAGCTTTCCTGGGCTATGGGTAGAACAGCACGTGGGCTTTTTCTGTAGGACAAAGGCTAGCAGTTCTCCCTGGTGTTTCATTTAAGCACTTAGAGATGCATCATGACAAAGAGTTGTGGTAGTTCCTGGTCTAAGTCTATGCCCTGTTTCTTCTGCACAGATTGAAGAAGGGGATGCTAACATGAACGCGCCTGTCATCACTCCTTCATCTTCCACTGAAAGCGTGAATAAGGTACCTGTGGTGAAGGCCAAGGCCACTCACATCATCATGAACTCTCTCATTACAAGTAAGAGCTCGCTGTTCTGTAGCGGTGACTAATTGGGTGTGGGCACATGAATGGTCCATCAGTGCATTGAGGTAACTGCCAGAGCTCCTGGTTGGGTTATGGATTCCTATTGCCTCTGATCTGAAAGTGCACCAGGTTTGTGGAGGACACTCTATGAGGAAGCAAGGAATTAAAGAATAGACCCATGTTTACAGCCTCTGTTTTTCCAGGTGCTTTAAGCTGGGTGATGAGGGGGAGTGTGGGAACATTCAGTGCTGATAGGGCACTGCAGACCACACCACATTATGCTGCAGCCTGGTGTTGCTGCTACTGTATGTTTGCTTATTAACTTGCTGTTTCTAACTGATAAGTAGAGCTCTGCAACTAACTGAAGTACTGTGGATGGTTGATGTGCTGAGCTAATGGGGCGCTCGGTGGCATTTCTGATAGTAGCAGCAGGTGTCCTGCTAACAGTAATGCTTTAGAAAACAAGCCTCATAAATCATGAAGATTTAAAGCCTAATTGGGTCAGTTGTGTTTATGGAGAGAACATTCTCATTTGCAGCAAGGGAAATTAATCACATATTAccctgtgcctgctgcctcTTAACATCTgggattcatttttttccctattatcAGTGCTTCAAAAGACTTCTAGACATGCTTAGATCAGCATTTTGAAATAGGCTTAAGCTTGTATTGTTTCTGTCTTGGCTCAAATTAGCAAATAATGTCCAGGAATAGGGGCTTACTGttggaaagcagcttttgttCTAGACCAATGGCACAGGGCTAACCTGGATAAAAGCATAATAGCCTAAAAATGTTCCTGTGCAGTAAGAAGTCAGGTACTGCAAGCTGCTAATGAACTGTAAATAACTGTAAATAGAGGCAAATAGCCTCTAGATTTCTCATGTACTGTCTCACTGTCCCTGCAAGTAACTTTAACATGGAACTCTGTTCTTTTAAAGACTTTAAGCTTTTTCCAGCAACTTTGTTTTTAGGTCTCCTAGTGAGTAAATTTCCAGTGCTGGCAGCAAAGAGTGCTCATTTTCTAAGTGCTGAGGCTATGTcagcctgctggctgctgacTGTGCTTGGCTAAAGTAGCTTGTTTCACCTCATCCAGAATTGCTGTGGGAATCTTTACCACCTGTTCTACGTGTGTGTGGCAGATCAATGTGGGCAGGATTTCAGAGGATGAGGGGGCACTTGAAATATTCATCTTACTGGGGTCTCCTAGATTTAGGAAGTTGTAATTAGCACTGATGCAGCTTGTTGGACGAGGTGAGTTTAATTACTGATGATGCATTTTGTAATACTTCCTCTGATTTGGACAAATCGCTGCTTCTCTGAGTCACTGAGCCTTATGACTCAGGATAGTTTTCCAGTATATTCTGTAGCTTCATCTTGCTGCCTCTGTCAACTTGTTACAGTATATAGATATGAATGATGAAATGTCTGTCTCTTGGTCACTTCAGTTGTCTTTGTTTGCTAGAGCTGTCTGTGGGGTTCTTCACTGTGAACGTGTGCTCTTGTTGATTCCAGAGCAGACTCAGGAGAGCATCCAGCGCTTTGAGCAGCAGGCCGGGTTGAGAGATGCTGGCTACACTCCCCACAAAGGCCTCACTACAGAGGAGACCAAGTACCACCGTGTGGCTGAGGCGGTCCACGTAAGACTtcttttgctttggctttttatGTAGGCTGTGTACTGGCTTTTCTTCCATGAACATATAACTTAGAGCATAGCTGTTCAAGTGTGAGGCACTCCCAGATCTTACAGTGCGGAACACCACTAATGAGAGGGTAGGGTGAAGGAGGTGACATTATTTTAGTGACATCTAAAATAAACGTGCTTGTTTTGAGCATTTTAAAGGTCCTACTCATAGCTTCCAGGTTGAAGTTTGATAGTCTAAACTACCTCCATCTCTTCCTCTGCTACTTTCCTTCAGTGTTTAAGTTATAAAGTACAGAAGTACTTCATATGTTTGTAGTGGGCTAAGCAGTGAATGATCTGAACTTAAGGTTCTGTTCACTGGTGCCTGAGTGTTGCCAGGCCTCATTTGACTCTTATAATGAATCCAGGAGTTCCTGGTGTGTGAACTGTGATGTTGGAGTTCTGCGCTTTTGCAGTACAAATGAAGTCAAATTTTCAACCTGAACACGTTCAAAATAAGCTGTTCTATTTAGGTTGCCTATTCCTTGAAACAAGCCAGACGTAGAGCACTTGTAAACCTTGCATTTCTGGTGTGGAAATTGGGAAATGAAATTGAATTTGCTTCTAACTGGAAATAAGATGAAGGTGTTGGATTAATGTGTTTCTGGAGAGCTCGGTTACCCACAGCAGTCGTGCAGTTGCAGTTCAGCAGTGAACCGTCCAAGTGTTCTCCTGCAAGGTCAAAGTTTCAATAACAGCGTTAGTGAATTGTGTTAGCATGGCCTGGATGGCTGCAGGAAATGTTCAGAGAAGGTGCCTGTGTCGTCAGTGTTTGAATTGTAACTGCCCTTCAAGTGACTTCTCTGAAGTTCAGTTTGTACCATCTGAATGAGTCGTAATAGCCTGGCTCATGCGCACCCATTTCatgatcttctttttttttcctgaatgtgCTTTTTAAACACAGCTCAACTTTGTGTTCTAAGAGCAgtgctttcatctttttctcatGGGGCACTTCTCAGGGTCTAATTCTCCTAGGCTCCTGTACAGGGGTTGGTCTGCCCTTCATTACAGAGCTTATGGGACTCAAAGCTTTTGCTCTAGACAGGTGGCTGCTGTGACACTGAGACTTgtcaccctgcagccagcagctcagtgcctggTAAGTTAACTCTGCTGCAATGCAAGCACCTTCCTGTGAATGCTGGGATTGAagcaatgtgctgctgctgctaagaCTCTGAACTGCAGAATGAGTTATGTTATCTTACTGCAGCTTGGAGTATGTCTTGAGCATAGTGGACTTCTGGAATGCTTGTATGTAACCTGGGAGGAAGCTTAATGGGTATATGCAAGTACTGTAATATTGTGTGTAGCTTGAGGTGAGATATCACAGATGAGATTTAAGTGTTATAATTGCTCAGTTTTGACTGTAAAACTACCTTTGTTCCTTTTGCCTGGTACTTAAGATCTGTTGCTTGTGTATCTCTTGTCTTTCTTAACAGAAACTAAAAATGCAGAGTGGAGAAATGACGAAGGATGACAAACAGGCATCATCTGCTCAGTCCACTCCAAGCAGCACCCCCCACTCCTCTCCCAGGCATAAAAGCAGGTACGCTGTTTCTGGCAGATcacttcctctgctttcctgcaggctATTGAGGTGGGAGTGAGGGACCATCTAGGAGGTGAAATTCATGGGATTGCTGTGTATTCATATTATCACGGAATGCACTGAAAACTCATGGAACTTGAACATGCCTGTCTTTATCCTGATTGGTAACAGATCTGTTTAACTTGCTCCTGGTAACTACATGTATATTTCCTGGTGTGCTGAGACCACCTGAagtatttattctatttatatatatcagtgattatttttttcccctctaggGGTTGGTTTAGTCAGGGATCCTCTGCTTCTATTACTGCCCCAGACTTTGTTGCTGTGGAAGCTGGTGGGGACAGGTTGCCGTCTGAAAGGTGGAGTTTTTTTGGACCCAAAGCCATCCAGAAATCCACCACTGATCCAGGTATGTCCTCTGAAGTCTACCCTGCAAGAGCCAGGGGAGAACTGTTAAAGAGCAAAACTGCAACTATTTCTGTTCACCTTGGGAATGGTGTGCTGTTCAAATCAGGACCTGTGCCAAGAGCAGAGTGTGAAGGTGGCAGCTTTTTTGCTCTTCAGCTTTCTTGGCTGCCTGGTGAAACCAGGACTGGAAGTGTTGTTCCTTGATGTAGAGTAGGTTTTAGATGACATGAGGCTCTTTGGCACTGCATAAGACTTCCAGCAGATCTGGCTGTCAGTGGTACAGTGCTCTGTACTGATGGGAGTAGAAAAATGACTTAGCTAGTTTTCTGGTTCTTAattgtgatttgttttcatcaggAGGCTTTACCATCCAATCTTATAAGGGTGCTCAGAAGCCATCCCCAATGGAGCTGATGCGTGCTCAGGCTACTAGAATGACAGAGGATCCGGTCACCTTCAAGCCACCCAAAATGGACATTCCAGTCACAGAAGGGAGGAAACAGTCTTCACATTCCCATAATATCAAACCTCGGGATCTGAATGTGCTCACTCCAACTGGATTCTAGGAAGAGTGGTGTCGTTAGTAGGCTACAGGGTATCTTAGGCTCTGCTTTCCTGACCCATTGTGCTGCAGTAAAACAGGAATATCTCCTTTCCAGCTTTCCatctcagaaaaggaaacaactgTGACTGTCCTAAATTCAGACCTCAATTGGTCATGGAAACACTCTTGCACTTATACTAAACCAATCTAAACCATCCTCTCTGCTGTACTGCACTAGTCCTGTGTGCTCCCCagtgcactgtgctgcagtaaaACCTTGAACTGCGTTTTGTGGGAGAGGACTGCATGTAGTGTGCAATAGGCTGGCTTGTCTACCTGTAGTCTGTCTTGTCTCATGCTCAGTGCTGAAGTTCTGTCAAGAGGACGATGGTTCTGTCTGATGTTTACAGAACACCAGCAGAAAATGGTGAAAACAAGCAGGGACTGAAAACTGGATCATTAACTGCCAGGAGAAAAGCTACTCTGACAACATGATAAATTGGCTCTAAATGTGCAGCTCACTTCAGTTGTCACCTTGTAGTTCAGTTAGTACTTGTTCCTGGTTTAATTTCAGAGGAGTGGAGCACTGTCTGTTCTAAGATGCTCTTATTaggaaggcagggaggagaATCTAATGGAACTTGACAGTAATAATGAAGAATTGTTTATCTTCCAAGTCTTCACATTCCtccaaaaatgggggaaatgacCAGAGCTGGTGTGGCTTGAACCATGTGATCTTTTCTGTGTGCAAAACAGCACTGCCCTGGCTTGTCCTAGACAACAGACTTACAGTAGTTGTGGCACTCTGGCTtgattgttttggttttttcctaGCATCCTGTGTGAACCGTGTGTAGAAGTGTTTTAGGCATCAGTGGCACTTCTCAAatacagctgtttctttttgttttgtttcacgAGCATTAAATTGATtttgcagagctggcagaaggTGAAGATCGAGACTAACCATTCCTTCATCCTCTAGTACAGTGATACGTTGTTTTTTGGCCTAGTCAAACCCAGTTACTGCAGACAGTTAACGCTTTCATGAATAATGGAAGGACCTCTTAGCTACCAGCCAGTCCCCTGTGCACTGTAGGCAGCATTGCTGTGATTGTTACCTGTCCTGTGGCAACCAAACATCCTCTTTCTTGACATCATGATTGTTGCAGAGTACCCTCAGCCAGAAGTACTTTCTGTAGTTGTAAGAGTCGCACCTTCATTTGAAGCTTTTCTGTTACAAGGACTCTCAGAATTGACTTAAGGTAACAGTTGTGCTCTGGAGCTTTTGCCTGCTCCAGCCATCCGTCCATGAGGGTGAGGCAGGATTGGCTCACATTGCTACCTGCTGTACCCTCTGAATAAGTGCATTTTGTTGCTCTGCTTCATTATAAGCTTCAACAACACTGCCAGGTATTGAAAATCTCCCACTCAACTGAGCAGTTATTGTCACCAGTCATTTGCACCTTGGGAATTGATCTCTTATTTGATATTAATTTATTGTCTGTGTCATGTCTTTAAttgtatgatttttgtttttgtttgttacaagaaaataaaatccttgtGAATTGAGGTCTTTGTTTATTAGCATTGGTAATGTGCGTATAGAAGAAATCTGAGGCTGTCAGTATCTACCAGTCTGCTACTGGTTTACAAATGGGTCAAGGCTCAGCCCTATAAGGCTGTAGTAACATGCACTGTGGTAAAATACTTGCTGTGTACATCTCCTTTTTGACTGGGGGATTAGATTTAAGACCAgattcagttctgcttttgacttttaatgctgttttgtcagCAAAAATCTTAGTATTTTCTTGAGCTATTCAGGTGATTGTGTTGTTTGTGCTGGTGCTGTGGAGGTGGGCACAGATGTAGGAACCAGGCTGATACATGCCTAGAGTTACCCAGCTCTTGGTTGTGTCTGTTTGCTTTGactttgtttggtttgggtgctgctgtggcactTACTGCATACATCTCTTCTGAACTGGAGGTGACTGGGCTGAATACTGATGTAATGTCTGTCTTTGAatgtttgcagagctgaaaataGTAGAATAGTTCTTTGAACTCCTGGTTACTCTTGTATTGTCTGTTGCTGTAGGTCTTTGTTGTGCAGACGAATCTCGTTTAGTTGCAAAAGCTGTGCTTAAAGGGTGTTCTCTTTGTGTGATATTCTTCATGTATCTTGCTTGAATTTTTGTCCTGGTATCTCAGCAGCATATCAGAAAGAACTATCCCTAACTGGTCCTTCTGGAAAGCAACTTCTGCCATCAGGCTAGTACAGAAGTCATTTCTAGTAGTATATAAGAACTGGAAAATACATCAAAATTGAATACATCAAGCAGGAGAAACAGCTTCCTGTAGCAAGAAATGCTTGGAGTTTGTACTGCTGGAAATTCTTCTGGCCTGTAACTTCAAACACGACTTCACCTCTCCCTGCATGACATACCTCCGGATTAAAGGGAGATGATGTAGAACAGATCTCCCATTTGCACATCTGCTGTTTGGAGAGAGGCTGACTGAAGAGCCCTGGATCGTGGCTGGCTTTAACTTCTGCTGGATTCCTGGCTGTGTAGCCAGCACCAGATCTACAGTGTATTCAGTGCTCCTGTCAGGACTACTGCATTCCTGGCCATCACCACAGCTCTGTTCTCCTGGACTCTGTTCTCTTAAGGCTCTTAATCCTCTTCTCTGGAGCATGCACTGCAGAATGGCTGAGCTGCCAAGGTTTGCCAAGCACAGGGGCAGATCAAAGGGTGATGGGCAGATATGGAAGTCTTACTCCCATTTGCAGGGAGATCAACATCTGTTACTGATGAACTCGGGACCTTCTGTGTAAGTACCCAACTGCTCTCTGACCTCAGCTGTGACTCATACTTGAGTTGGTGGCATTGGGTACTCATCTTCTTGATAGTACATACTTGACTGCACTGCAGGCACTTCAGTGCATTCTAGAAGTGCAGCCCTTCCAATGGGTGCTGCTTGTCCAGTCCCATCCCTTGCCATGGCTGAGGTACCTTGCTTGAAGTCACATAGATGTGTTTGATTTGGAACAGAAAGGTTCATCCCTTGAGGACTGAGCAGCGTGTCTTAGAGATCTTGGCACTGTGAATCTTCTCTCCGAATTCCACACTGGTGCTTTTCAGAAGTCTATCAGCTTTTCCCATGTACTGAACAGATATGTTGGCATTGTGCTTGCTGTGTGAACTGCTGTCGCTTAATGGCTGCTTTAGTCTGATGCCATTCCgaggaacagcagcagagctttgtgTCTTTTGGGCAGGACACAAAGATGGAAGAGCCAATAAGTAgagaaacaatttatttttttcagatacaCAAAGTGCTTTGTAAAACTGTAGGATGAGACAAGTTGGAAAGGAAATTGAGGCTACAAACCAGTGACTTCTTTGTCTAAACACTCAACAGGACAGATGACATGGGAATCTGCAGCATGAGCCAGGTCTTTACATTCATAGCTTTGTGCTTTCTGCCACAATGGTTGGCTTCATCAGGTAGCAGCGACAATGAGAAACATCTTTTTGAGCATGCACACTTTGTCCTTGATCTGCACAGGAAGGGGCTCCTCCAGGATCTGCTGCATTCGGCCGAGGAAGTCCTTTATCTTCAGGTGAATGTCCAGCTGGCTGATGTCATCGTCATCTTGGAGTTTGGGCTTAGCTTTCTTAATGATTAAGTCCACCCGCTCACTGAGTGAGCTCCGTAAGTGCTCTGCAAGAGGAAATGCTGTTGGGGGGGGAGGTAACACAATGGGCTATCTGACCTGTTAAGGGTCAGATTGCAGAATCCCTtaggcagcactgtgctgaggTAAAGAACAGCTGGGAACTGCACAGTCTTTCATTGCTATCCTTGATACTTCTGCTTGGCACTGATTCCTCCTCCTCAGTCTGCACACAGAAAGTGCCTGAGAAACCTTGAGGGAGCAGGACTATATAGATCCTTCTTCTAGTGCTAGCACCAGACTGGACTAGTGGAGCCTGGAAGGCGTCAGTGAGCTTAATGCTCAAGATATGTGATCATGGGTTTCTCTGCATTTATCTGAGAGCCTTATTAACCCCGGTAAAGCAGCAGAAGTTGGCAAGAGACTTTAAGGAGTTTGTTGTTAATTTTGACTTGCCCTACGCTGTTCTAAACCAGTGTGTATGCAACTTAGTTATACTCTGCTACCCggctttgcagtgctggggttGATGCTGTAGGTTGCAGGCTATTTCTCAGCAGCTAAATGTGTTGTGTGCTCTGCATGATGTGTTATcatttctttgctctgaatGCAGAGAACAGTTATTGGCAAGAGTGGAAGCGTGTTATCTTTCTAAGGCTGTGAGCTCACTAGTGATGAGATGAAGAAGTATTCCTTGGGCTCTTCCACTGCATGAGACCATGTTTATTAAGGCCAGATCAGGCTACTTACCTGTTATTACATTTTGGTAACTTAGCAGCAGCAAGCTCAGGTATTGCAGCAGCTCATCCCATTGTTGCCATGTAGCTACTTCACCCTATGACAATAAATGGTATTTGGTTTTAGGAGAGGTTTTCTCAGGAGAGGCCATGCAAGGGAGAAGGATGGCTGGATACCTGGtattgcagcagcacagaagagtGGCCTAGAAAATAGAGGATCTTGGACAGAGACAAGGGCAGGTTTGTGGGCACATCACAACTGTGCTGGAACATCAACTCGAGCAGTTTGCAGCGCAGCAAGTTGCTCTCCATGGTGTTTAAGAGGGCTTCCCTGCAAGACAAAGATTTACTCTGATGGAGACAGCACAGCCTGACAAGGAACAACTACTTCAGTGTGTTCCTTcatcagctgtgctgatgtGGATTACTGCCTTTTAGTCCCACTTTGCAGTTCTGAGGTGAGAGAATCGGTTGTTCTCAGCATCATGCTGGCCTGGTAATACTGATGGGATCTCTCAGTCCTACAGCTGTGTTCGTGCTGGCTGGGTCAAAAGTGAGTCCATCTTTCTATGCTCCATACTACTTAATGCATCCAGAAACAGGGAGTAAGACTATtgttcagaaaggaaatgctgctttgcacaTTTCTCACCTTTGGCTCCTTACGGCAATATTCAGTAAAAATGGGAATATTAGATCTGCGATCTTACAGGAGCTGCAGTTGGGAGATCTGTCCACTTCCACTGCAAAGGACAACATCCGCTGGAGGAGGAGCATTGCCCTAGGTAAGAAAAagagttaaaacaaaaaccaaaacccattGGTTTGCAGAGAAGATGCACTGAAGATGGCATCTAGTTCAGCCTTCTGCCTTGGAGTGAGAGACATCAAGGAATGCATCAGGttacatttgttttgcttcctacAAAGCCCTGTGGTGTCTCTTAGAATATATTAAATCTGATGCTCTTGGAAGCAGAGCCAATTTCCACATGGACATTAGGGGAGCTCTCAGTGGTTGTACTGAGTGTTGGTAGAGCAGCATGGGGCAGCCTGCACTGTGGGTTGAGAGCTCTGGCCTCATTTAAGAGGAAGGCATTCAGTGAACCAGCTTCCTGCCAGGCAAGAAAGTCTCTTGCTCTTTTAACCTGGTCTTTACCTGCCCTTAGAGGAAAACGCTAAGAAAGTTGACCACAGGTACAACCTGGCTTCCTTGGTAAGATGGAGACAGCAAATGGACTTGCTTTTCTAACTTGGACCCCATATTATCATCAGCAGGGAGCCAGCATTTGTGGGACTTACTTCTGGGCAATGAATGTTGGTGGAGTCAGCTGTGCTTGGTCAGtgctggctggctgtgctgcagatgagCTACCTTTGGCTTCTGCTGACAAGCGTGTCATGTCTTgtgtctgctcctgcagctggaaggagctgACTCCTGTCACTACTGCAACCAACcattcaaccacctccctgggacAGAAACAGGAGTGTTAGATGGGCCTGGCTTTGCATGTTCTGACCTCTAACTCCACTTGGAGCTTGAAGAAGGACTACGAGGATGAAGGATATGTTATGATTGgacagtcttttctttttttgttttaaaaagaaaagtctgcTTGTGGCTGATAATGCCCTTGCATcatctgtggggtttttttttatggtcATAAACATGCTCCTTTTCTTTATAGCTGGCCCCTATGCTTTACTTTTCCAAGCTTGTTTCTTGAAAGGTCTGAGCTGGAGTCTCAACAAACATTCCATAAGCTCCTGCCTCTCTGCAGCTAATGTAAGTATGGGAGAGGAGAACGCATCCCTTACTTGACATTGTTGAAGCATGTGTCACAGGAAAGCACTTTCTTGGTTATTGACTTCTGCAGCAGGTGCAGTCTCAGGTTTTGCTGGAAGTCATCCTCCAAGGTCTGCACCACGTATTGCAGGAAGAGGAGTCGTCCAGGGAGCTTCTCCTGAGGGCACACAGAGATGGTGTGAgtctgatggagctgcagggtgaAGAGCAGTAGGAAATGTGGCTTTTTGGGAATGAGGTGATGTATGTGACTGAGGAATAGTGCAGCTGTTCTCTAGGAGGGGTTGCATGGTTTCAACGATGCCCCAAAGCCTTGGCTGGGGCTGTTCGACTTGGGCTTCTGGCATATTGCTCCAGTTCAAAATGATTTtgtctgctgctgtggtttcttCAGATTCATCAACCTGCCTGCAGTTGTGCAGCATGTTAAGGGGTACCATGGATAAAAACACTTGCTACCTTCAGCAGCTGCGATAGAACTGCACACTGGACTGAGCTGTTGTGCAGCAGAGCAAGGCCAGGTGATGCAATGGGGCAAGTACCAGGTACTGGGAGATCCCTGCCTAATGTGACGCATGTAGTGCTGAGTACCTGGCTCTCcatggtgtgtttcagcaacGTCCAGTCCCATCCTACTGTGGTGGTGTTGGCTGGATGGAGCCTGCAAGGACAACACCATCTAATTTGTGCTGAACTGCCACACTGTCTGCCTTGATGTCAAGCATCCCACCCACCCAACCCCCCCCTTCTATAAGGTAACCCTTATACTGGGCACCTAACCAGCCCCAGGGCACGGTGGCAAAGGGAACACGTACATTTGGATCTTCATCAGCAGCGTGTAGGTGTTCTGGAGGATCTCCTCCTGGTGGGTGTGCAACAGGATGTGTCTGATCAGATGGGAGATGATTTCTTTAggagggcagtgctggctggAGATGAAGTCACTCAAGAAATGCAAGGTTCCCTCCAGGAAGTTCTCCTCCATGGTGGTGCGTACCATGCTCATCTTACTGCTGGGGATGAGCTCAGGTTTCCGCTGTGTGCAAGGTAAGGCAATGGGTGAAAGCCAGCCCCCCACGGTACAGAGGAACCTAGCAGTGATTTGAGGCCCACCATTAAGAGAATTGCAATAGCCAGAGATCCCAATGGCCTGGCAAAACTTCCCCTGGAAGTTTTTCCCCTGCTCTGAGTGGACCTGGCTGGGCAGTAGCTGCTCTGAACCCATTTACCTGTGGTGTTCCCCTGTCAGATGTTGCACCGTGAAAGAAGAGGTGCTGGACTCCGCTCCTTCTGAAATAGCGCAGTTTGTTCAGCCAGGCCATGCTGTCAGAATTAGTCCTGGCTGAGGTCCCATGTCGGATTGCTCCTTGTGAGACACCTGCTTCCAAAAAAGTCCTTTTGACCTTCCCTGGGCTCTTGGTGACGCTGGCTGGAGCAGGGCTCAGTCTTGGAGGGAGCTCCCTTCGTTGGAAATGAGGGGGACTCTCCTCTATGCTGCGTGTGCTGCCATTACTGTCcaggatgggggggggtggtgAGAACAGCACTTGATCTGGCTGTGTGTTGGTCAGGGAACTCAAGTCAGTGTTATACGTGGTGGTGCTGTAGCTCGGTTCTTGCTTGCAGGAGAAGCTGTGGTGGCTGAAGGCAGGAGAGAAGCTGCTCTTGTtgtctgtttttcctgctgtgtctgTACCAGGCCATGTGGGATAGCCGTGTaagggtgctgcagggctcagctctgtGTTCGTCTCCgtatttttctttgtgctgaagCAAAGCTGGGGATGAGACGTGTGTGTGATGGGGGGAGCACACAGCTGGTCCTGGGCAGTACAATCTGCAGCCGGGGGAGGACTGCAGGTGTCCTCCTTTGTCAGGTCA encodes:
- the KIAA1191 gene encoding putative monooxygenase p33MONOX; amino-acid sequence: MSARQPDTPALEQRVGAGAVSGRMSLPLGVPRRAFSYDDALEDTAPMTPPPADLCANVLWKEPVKPERKYQELAKIEEGDANMNAPVITPSSSTESVNKVPVVKAKATHIIMNSLITKQTQESIQRFEQQAGLRDAGYTPHKGLTTEETKYHRVAEAVHKLKMQSGEMTKDDKQASSAQSTPSSTPHSSPRHKSRGWFSQGSSASITAPDFVAVEAGGDRLPSERWSFFGPKAIQKSTTDPGGFTIQSYKGAQKPSPMELMRAQATRMTEDPVTFKPPKMDIPVTEGRKQSSHSHNIKPRDLNVLTPTGF
- the SIMC1 gene encoding SUMO-interacting motif-containing protein 1 isoform X1, which codes for MDVKEIIDLTQEDSNSEPLPWNYIPIIDLTKEDTCSPPPAADCTAQDQLCAPPITHTSHPQLCFSTKKNTETNTELSPAAPLHGYPTWPGTDTAGKTDNKSSFSPAFSHHSFSCKQEPSYSTTTYNTDLSSLTNTQPDQVLFSPPPPILDSNGSTRSIEESPPHFQRRELPPRLSPAPASVTKSPGKVKRTFLEAGVSQGAIRHGTSARTNSDSMAWLNKLRYFRRSGVQHLFFHGATSDRGTPQRKPELIPSSKMSMVRTTMEENFLEGTLHFLSDFISSQHCPPKEIISHLIRHILLHTHQEEILQNTYTLLMKIQMLHPANTTTVGWDWTLLKHTMESQEKLPGRLLFLQYVVQTLEDDFQQNLRLHLLQKSITKKVLSCDTCFNNVKEVVEWLVAVVTGVSSFQLQEQTQDMTRLSAEAKGSSSAAQPASTDQAQLTPPTFIAQKAMLLLQRMLSFAVEVDRSPNCSSCKIADLIFPFLLNIAVRSQREALLNTMESNLLRCKLLELMFQHSCDVPTNLPLSLSKILYFLGHSSVLLQYQGEVATWQQWDELLQYLSLLLLSYQNVITEHLRSSLSERVDLIIKKAKPKLQDDDDISQLDIHLKIKDFLGRMQQILEEPLPVQIKDKVCMLKKMFLIVAAT
- the SIMC1 gene encoding SUMO-interacting motif-containing protein 1 isoform X2, translating into MDVKEIIDLTQEDSNSEPLPWNYIPIIDLTKEDTCSPPPAADCTAQDQLCAPPITHTSHPQLCFSTKKNTETNTELSPAAPLHGYPTWPGTDTAGKTDNKSSFSPAFSHHSFSCKQEPSYSTTTYNTDLSSLTNTQPDQVLFSPPPPILDSNGSTRSIEESPPHFQRRELPPRLSPAPASVTKSPGKVKRTFLEAGVSQGAIRHGTSARTNSDSMAWLNKLRYFRRSGVQHLFFHGATSDRGTPQRKPELIPSSKMSMVRTTMEENFLEGTLHFLSDFISSQHCPPKEIISHLIRHILLHTHQEEILQNTYTLLMKIQMLHPANTTTVGWDWTLLKHTMESQEKLPGRLLFLQYVVQTLEDDFQQNLRLHLLQKSITKKVLSCDTCFNNVKAMLLLQRMLSFAVEVDRSPNCSSCKIADLIFPFLLNIAVRSQREALLNTMESNLLRCKLLELMFQHSCDVPTNLPLSLSKILYFLGHSSVLLQYQGEVATWQQWDELLQYLSLLLLSYQNVITEHLRSSLSERVDLIIKKAKPKLQDDDDISQLDIHLKIKDFLGRMQQILEEPLPVQIKDKVCMLKKMFLIVAAT